Proteins co-encoded in one Armatimonadota bacterium genomic window:
- the purB gene encoding adenylosuccinate lyase: MIERYATPEMRALWAPETKYALWLEIELLVVEAQAARGEIPRAVAEWLRRDARVGTPQRIEEIERTETQHDVVAFLRSVAELTGPDARYLHRGLGSTDVVDTAQNVLLVRAADLLLAALEDVRRTTGRLADRHRYTVMAGRTHGIHAEPITFGVKVALWHAELGRAVRRLQAAREAVRVGKLSGEVGTFAHLPPEIEAEVCARLGLEPDPVSSQVVSRDRHAEYLAALAVLAGTIEKIATEIRSLQRTEIRELEEPFAPGQTGSSAMPHKRNPILCERLVGLARTVRAAAQVAFENQALWGERDITHSSAERLILPQATTLSHYMLRVLQRVLDGLRVDADAMRRNLEHGGGLVFSHRVLLALIDKGLPRDEAYRIVQDAAMAALDGRGRFRDLLAATGALSAEELDACFDLAPYLRHVDAILERAGIPRVPAPSGSTP; this comes from the coding sequence GTGATCGAGCGCTACGCCACGCCGGAGATGCGGGCGCTGTGGGCGCCCGAGACGAAGTACGCGCTGTGGCTGGAGATCGAGCTCCTGGTGGTCGAAGCGCAGGCCGCGCGGGGCGAGATCCCCCGCGCGGTGGCGGAATGGCTGCGGCGGGACGCACGTGTCGGCACGCCCCAGCGCATCGAGGAGATCGAGCGGACCGAGACGCAGCATGACGTGGTCGCCTTCCTGCGCTCGGTCGCCGAGTTGACCGGCCCCGATGCCCGGTACCTCCACCGGGGCCTGGGCTCCACCGACGTGGTCGACACTGCCCAGAACGTGCTGTTGGTGCGGGCCGCAGACCTGCTCCTGGCGGCGCTGGAGGACGTGCGGCGCACGACCGGCCGGCTGGCCGACCGGCACCGCTACACCGTCATGGCGGGCCGCACCCACGGGATTCACGCCGAACCCATCACCTTCGGGGTCAAAGTCGCCCTGTGGCACGCCGAGCTGGGCCGGGCCGTCCGCCGCCTGCAGGCCGCGCGCGAGGCGGTGCGCGTGGGCAAGCTCTCGGGCGAGGTCGGCACGTTCGCCCACCTACCGCCCGAGATCGAGGCCGAGGTCTGCGCGCGGCTGGGGCTTGAGCCCGATCCCGTCAGCAGCCAGGTCGTCAGCCGCGACCGGCACGCCGAGTACCTGGCAGCGCTGGCCGTGCTGGCCGGGACGATCGAGAAGATCGCCACCGAGATCCGCTCATTGCAGCGCACGGAGATCCGCGAGCTCGAGGAGCCGTTCGCCCCCGGCCAGACCGGGTCGTCGGCGATGCCGCACAAGCGGAACCCGATTCTGTGCGAGCGCCTCGTGGGTCTGGCCCGCACGGTCCGTGCGGCGGCGCAGGTGGCGTTCGAGAACCAGGCGCTGTGGGGCGAGCGAGACATCACCCACTCGTCCGCCGAGCGCCTCATCCTTCCCCAGGCGACGACGCTGTCGCACTACATGCTCCGCGTCCTGCAGCGGGTCCTCGACGGCCTGCGGGTGGACGCCGACGCGATGCGCCGCAACCTGGAGCACGGCGGGGGCCTGGTGTTCAGCCACCGGGTGCTGCTGGCCCTGATCGACAAGGGGCTGCCACGCGACGAGGCCTACCGGATCGTGCAGGACGCGGCCATGGCCGCGCTGGACGGCCGCGGCCGGTTCCGTGACCTGCTCGCGGCGACGGGCGCCCTCAGCGCGGAGGAGCTCGACGCCTGCTTCGACCTCGCCCCCTACCTGCGCCACGTCGACGCGATCCTGGAGCGCGCTGGGATCCCCCGGGTCCCTGCGCCGTCGGGCAGCACGCCGTGA
- a CDS encoding phosphoribosylaminoimidazolesuccinocarboxamide synthase, whose amino-acid sequence MSTPTVALRETALPLTLYARGKVRDLYEAGDEAGELLLMVATDRISAFDHVLPTPVPDKGRVLTQLSAFWFEATRGLAPNHYLTADPAAMPAPLGALATSLGGRAMLVRRARRLDVECVVRGYLAGGGWSEYRQTGAISGVRLPGGLREGDPLAQPIFTPAAKASTGHDHNITFDEVVALVGPALAEQLRAWSLALYAHAHAHAAACGLVLADTKVEFGLLPGSPARLVVIDELLTPDSSRFWDAADYARGVLVPLDKQFVRDYLLQIGWDRQSPPPPLPPEVVAATAQRYRETYRRLVGRELS is encoded by the coding sequence GTGAGCACGCCGACGGTCGCACTGCGGGAGACCGCGCTGCCCCTGACGCTGTACGCCCGGGGGAAGGTGCGCGACCTCTACGAGGCCGGTGACGAGGCCGGCGAACTGCTGCTGATGGTGGCTACGGACCGGATCTCGGCGTTTGACCACGTGCTGCCCACTCCGGTACCGGACAAGGGCCGCGTCCTGACGCAGCTCTCGGCCTTCTGGTTCGAGGCGACGCGCGGCCTGGCTCCGAATCACTACCTGACCGCCGATCCCGCGGCCATGCCCGCCCCGCTCGGCGCGCTGGCGACGTCGCTAGGAGGTCGGGCCATGCTGGTCCGCCGCGCCCGCCGGCTCGACGTCGAATGCGTGGTGCGTGGCTACCTGGCCGGTGGGGGCTGGTCCGAGTACCGGCAGACAGGGGCCATCAGCGGTGTGCGGCTGCCCGGAGGGCTCCGGGAGGGCGACCCGCTGGCCCAGCCGATCTTCACGCCCGCGGCCAAAGCCTCTACGGGGCACGACCACAACATCACCTTCGACGAGGTCGTGGCGCTCGTGGGCCCGGCGCTGGCCGAGCAGCTCCGGGCGTGGAGCTTGGCCCTCTACGCGCACGCCCATGCGCACGCGGCAGCCTGCGGGCTCGTGCTGGCCGACACGAAGGTCGAGTTCGGCCTGCTGCCAGGGAGCCCGGCGCGGCTGGTGGTCATCGACGAACTGCTGACCCCCGACTCGTCGCGGTTCTGGGACGCCGCCGACTACGCGCGCGGTGTGCTCGTGCCGCTGGACAAGCAGTTCGTCCGGGACTACCTGCTGCAGATCGGATGGGATCGCCAGAGCCCGCCGCCGCCCCTGCCGCCCGAGGTGGTGGCGGCTACCGCACAGCGCTACCGCGAGACCTACCGCCGTCTTGTGGGGAGGGAGCTGTCCTAG
- a CDS encoding adenylosuccinate synthase, which translates to MPVTAVVGGHWGDEGKGKVVDVLAAEADLVIRYNGGSNAGHTIVSDRGVFALHLVPSGVLHPRVTCLIGPGVVVNPDFLIAELDQLEARGVSTHNVVISTRAHIVFPFHITLDVLEEQRRGPRPHGTTKQGIWPAYADKVARVGVRMGDLLHDAHLEAQVRYLVARTNRLLGADHPPIDADEVLARCRQWRARLGPRIVDSHQLVQRALAADRRILLEGHLGVMRDLDWGIYPYVTSSTCLPGGAAAGAGIPAARITRVVGVVKAYTTAVGAGPLPTELHGAVADRIREAGGEFGTTTGRPRRCGWFDAVAARFAAEVAGFTELAVMKLDVLAGLDEVQICTAYRYQGEVLDGMPDVPVLAEVEPIYETLPGWRLEGRVRTLEDLPATARRFLDRIAALVGAPVTMVGLGRDREALVRAMPAAGAREAG; encoded by the coding sequence ATGCCGGTGACGGCGGTGGTGGGCGGCCACTGGGGCGACGAGGGCAAGGGCAAGGTCGTGGACGTGCTGGCCGCCGAGGCGGATCTCGTCATCCGGTACAACGGCGGCTCCAACGCGGGACACACCATCGTCAGCGACCGCGGTGTCTTCGCGTTGCACCTCGTGCCCTCCGGCGTCCTCCACCCGCGGGTCACGTGCCTGATCGGGCCCGGGGTGGTCGTCAACCCCGACTTCCTGATCGCCGAGCTCGACCAACTCGAGGCGCGCGGCGTGTCCACCCACAACGTGGTGATCTCCACCCGTGCCCACATCGTCTTCCCCTTCCACATCACCCTCGACGTCCTCGAGGAGCAACGCCGCGGGCCCCGGCCGCACGGCACGACGAAGCAGGGCATCTGGCCCGCCTACGCCGACAAGGTCGCGCGGGTGGGCGTCCGCATGGGCGACCTGCTCCACGACGCGCACCTCGAAGCGCAGGTGCGGTACCTCGTGGCGCGGACGAACCGCCTGCTGGGTGCCGACCACCCGCCCATCGACGCCGACGAGGTCCTAGCCCGCTGCCGGCAGTGGCGCGCGCGCTTGGGTCCACGCATCGTCGACAGCCATCAGCTCGTGCAGCGCGCGCTGGCCGCCGACCGCCGGATCCTCCTGGAGGGACACCTGGGCGTCATGCGCGATCTGGACTGGGGCATCTACCCCTACGTCACCTCCTCAACGTGTCTTCCCGGCGGGGCCGCAGCGGGCGCGGGTATCCCCGCGGCCCGGATCACGCGTGTGGTGGGCGTGGTGAAGGCGTACACCACGGCCGTGGGCGCCGGGCCGCTGCCCACCGAGCTCCACGGCGCGGTCGCCGACCGCATCCGCGAGGCCGGCGGGGAGTTCGGCACCACCACCGGGCGGCCCCGTCGCTGCGGCTGGTTCGATGCCGTGGCGGCGCGCTTCGCCGCAGAGGTGGCCGGCTTCACCGAGCTGGCCGTGATGAAGCTCGACGTGCTGGCCGGCCTGGACGAGGTCCAGATCTGCACTGCTTACCGGTACCAGGGCGAGGTCCTCGACGGTATGCCCGACGTCCCGGTGCTGGCGGAGGTCGAGCCCATCTACGAGACCCTGCCCGGCTGGCGACTGGAGGGGCGCGTGCGGACGCTGGAGGACCTTCCGGCCACGGCCCGCCGCTTCCTGGACCGCATCGCCGCGCTGGTGGGCGCGCCGGTGACAATGGTCGGGTTGGGGCGCGACCGCGAGGCGCTGGTGCGGGCGATGCCGGCGGCGGGGGCGCGGGAGGCCGGGTAG
- the purQ gene encoding phosphoribosylformylglycinamidine synthase subunit PurQ, with translation MTWGVVVFPGSNNDRDAVHVLRHVVGVDVVEVWHEDRELAGVDALVLPGGFSYGDYLRAGAIAATAPVMDAVRALAAAGKPVLGICNGFQILTEAGLLPGTLVRNAGLRFRCRPVWVRVDSQRTPFTAALPVGTVLQMPIAHGEGAYLAPPDEVAALDTSGRIVFRYCDPSGRVTPEANPNGSVAEIAGVANATGNVVGLMPHPERASEAVLGSTDGLRLFASAVAWLHQQPQAVSAGAALASQGGSR, from the coding sequence GTGACCTGGGGTGTGGTGGTCTTCCCGGGCTCCAACAACGATCGTGACGCCGTGCACGTGCTGCGGCACGTGGTGGGCGTCGACGTGGTGGAGGTCTGGCACGAGGACCGTGAGCTGGCGGGGGTCGACGCCCTGGTGCTGCCCGGTGGCTTTTCGTACGGCGACTACCTGCGGGCAGGGGCCATCGCCGCCACGGCACCCGTGATGGACGCGGTGCGCGCCCTGGCAGCGGCAGGCAAGCCGGTGCTGGGTATCTGCAACGGGTTTCAGATCCTGACCGAGGCAGGGTTGTTGCCGGGCACGCTGGTGCGCAACGCGGGCCTGCGGTTCCGGTGCCGGCCGGTCTGGGTGCGAGTCGACTCGCAGCGCACGCCGTTCACCGCGGCCCTGCCCGTCGGCACGGTACTGCAGATGCCCATCGCGCACGGCGAGGGCGCCTACCTGGCGCCGCCCGACGAGGTCGCAGCGCTGGACACATCCGGCCGCATCGTCTTCCGGTACTGTGATCCGTCCGGGCGCGTCACGCCCGAGGCCAACCCCAACGGGTCGGTGGCGGAGATCGCCGGCGTGGCGAACGCGACGGGCAACGTCGTGGGGCTGATGCCGCACCCCGAGCGCGCGTCCGAAGCGGTGCTGGGGTCGACCGACGGCCTGCGGCTGTTCGCCTCGGCCGTGGCGTGGTTGCACCAGCAGCCGCAGGCGGTGTCCGCCGGGGCGGCGTTGGCGAGCCAGGGAGGGTCCCGGTGA
- the purS gene encoding phosphoribosylformylglycinamidine synthase subunit PurS: MPTFRIVVMLKPGVLDAPGQAVARGLAALGFPAVDVRVGKVIELAVPEGHVHRLDEICARFLANPLIETWEIQRSPSPTAATVGTDGSATVAGMGESPAAQAPAASAVLGGLAPPGVASPGADVPGADDARPPAAHAGTAPLLGEARP; this comes from the coding sequence GTGCCGACGTTCCGGATCGTCGTCATGCTCAAACCCGGGGTCCTGGACGCGCCCGGACAGGCCGTGGCCCGCGGGCTCGCGGCGCTGGGCTTTCCCGCCGTAGACGTGCGGGTTGGGAAGGTCATCGAGCTGGCGGTCCCCGAGGGTCACGTCCACCGCCTCGACGAGATCTGCGCGCGGTTCCTTGCCAACCCGCTGATCGAGACCTGGGAGATCCAGCGCTCTCCTAGCCCAACGGCTGCCACCGTCGGGACGGACGGGTCTGCCACCGTTGCGGGGATGGGCGAGTCCCCGGCCGCACAGGCGCCGGCTGCGTCCGCGGTGCTCGGCGGCCTGGCCCCGCCCGGCGTCGCCTCGCCGGGCGCCGACGTGCCCGGTGCCGACGACGCGCGGCCGCCGGCCGCCCACGCGGGAACTGCACCCTTGCTCGGGGAGGCCCGACCGTGA
- the purL gene encoding phosphoribosylformylglycinamidine synthase subunit PurL, with amino-acid sequence MSAVAPDLAARAGLTPEDYALICRTLGRAPNPVEARMFAVMWSEHCGYMHSKRVLRRLPTASPRLLRGPGENAGVVAVGDGWAVAFKMESHNHPSAVDPYNGAATGVGGIIRDVLAMGARPIALLDALRFGPLDEPRARRLLAGVVAGIAGYGNAIGVPTVGGEILVDACYRDNPLVNVACLGLVRTDRVASSAAAGPGNVVLYAGARTGRDGIGGAAFASTELDAGREQADRASVQLGDPFTGKLLIEATLQALETGAVVAIQDMGAAGLTCAAAEMAARGGVGMELDVDRVPLREPQMRPDEILLSESQERMLLVVRRDDVARVAAIYRRWGLEAAVIGTVLAEPRLRVLAGGQVVADLPPRALANAPAYEPAEAVPADLEARWALPALPPLDDLGDAVLALLAHPDVASKQAVYEQYDHMVGIRTVAPPGADAAVLRLLEVPPRGVAFVADGNARWCALDPSRGAALVVLEAAANLACVGATPLGLTDCLNFGSPRRPEVFWAFRETVDGLAAACRALGIPVVGGNVSFYNEAEGAHDRAILPTPIVAMVGLVDDVAAIGRMGFVRAGDRIVLLGPDSATLGASLHARLVTGRDCGRPAAPAFAAAVAATALVRDAVRQGVLRSAHDCSEGGLAVALAEACIAGGIGATVALPAPADGDGRRAWFGEGPGRFVVSCLPEHVQAITAAAAAAGVPCAVLGTVGGDALCMQWTAGSTTRTTSLPLDALVAAWTSLEV; translated from the coding sequence GTGAGCGCGGTCGCGCCAGACCTGGCCGCTCGCGCCGGCTTGACTCCCGAAGACTACGCGCTGATCTGCCGGACCCTGGGGCGGGCGCCCAACCCCGTGGAAGCCCGCATGTTCGCCGTGATGTGGTCGGAGCACTGTGGCTACATGCACTCCAAACGCGTCCTGCGCCGGCTGCCGACCGCGTCGCCACGGCTCCTCCGCGGGCCGGGCGAGAACGCCGGCGTCGTGGCCGTGGGCGACGGATGGGCCGTGGCGTTCAAGATGGAGAGCCACAACCACCCCAGCGCGGTCGACCCGTACAACGGGGCGGCAACGGGCGTGGGCGGAATCATCCGCGACGTGCTCGCGATGGGTGCCCGTCCCATCGCGCTGCTCGACGCCCTCCGCTTCGGCCCGCTGGACGAGCCGCGGGCCCGGCGGTTGCTGGCCGGCGTCGTGGCCGGCATCGCCGGCTACGGCAACGCCATCGGGGTGCCTACCGTCGGCGGTGAGATCCTGGTCGACGCCTGCTACCGCGACAATCCCCTGGTGAACGTGGCCTGCCTGGGCCTGGTGCGTACCGACCGCGTGGCCTCCTCGGCGGCCGCGGGGCCGGGCAACGTGGTGCTCTACGCCGGCGCGCGCACCGGCCGCGACGGCATCGGGGGGGCGGCCTTCGCCTCCACCGAGCTCGACGCGGGACGCGAGCAGGCCGACCGCGCGTCGGTGCAGCTGGGCGATCCATTTACCGGGAAGCTCCTGATCGAGGCCACCCTGCAGGCGCTGGAGACCGGGGCCGTGGTGGCCATCCAGGACATGGGGGCCGCGGGCCTGACGTGCGCGGCCGCTGAGATGGCCGCCCGCGGTGGCGTCGGGATGGAGCTCGACGTGGACCGGGTGCCGCTGCGGGAACCACAGATGCGTCCCGACGAGATCCTGCTGAGCGAGTCGCAGGAGCGCATGTTGCTCGTCGTCCGCCGTGACGACGTCGCGCGGGTAGCGGCCATCTACCGCCGGTGGGGACTCGAGGCGGCCGTGATCGGCACCGTGCTCGCCGAGCCCCGGCTGCGCGTCCTGGCCGGCGGGCAGGTCGTCGCCGATCTGCCGCCACGGGCACTGGCCAACGCGCCGGCCTACGAGCCGGCCGAGGCCGTGCCCGCAGACCTCGAGGCCCGCTGGGCGCTGCCCGCGTTGCCGCCCCTCGACGACCTGGGCGACGCGGTGCTGGCGCTGCTCGCTCATCCCGATGTGGCCAGCAAGCAGGCCGTGTACGAACAGTACGACCACATGGTCGGGATCCGCACCGTGGCGCCGCCGGGCGCCGACGCGGCGGTGCTGCGGCTGCTGGAGGTCCCGCCGCGGGGAGTGGCGTTCGTCGCAGACGGCAACGCGCGGTGGTGCGCGCTGGACCCTTCGCGCGGCGCCGCGCTGGTCGTGCTGGAGGCGGCTGCCAACCTCGCCTGCGTGGGCGCCACGCCGCTGGGGCTCACCGACTGCCTGAACTTCGGCAGCCCACGGCGCCCCGAGGTCTTCTGGGCCTTTCGCGAGACCGTCGACGGGCTGGCTGCGGCCTGCCGCGCGCTGGGGATCCCCGTGGTGGGCGGCAACGTCTCGTTCTACAACGAGGCGGAGGGCGCCCATGATCGGGCCATCCTGCCCACCCCGATCGTCGCGATGGTCGGCCTGGTGGACGACGTGGCCGCGATTGGGCGGATGGGGTTTGTGCGCGCTGGCGACCGCATCGTGCTGCTGGGGCCCGACAGCGCCACGCTCGGCGCGAGCCTGCACGCACGCCTGGTCACCGGCAGGGACTGCGGGCGCCCTGCGGCTCCAGCGTTTGCTGCTGCGGTCGCCGCCACCGCGCTGGTGCGGGATGCCGTGCGCCAGGGGGTGCTGCGCTCCGCGCACGACTGCAGCGAGGGCGGGCTCGCCGTCGCGCTCGCCGAAGCGTGCATCGCGGGCGGGATAGGTGCGACGGTGGCCCTGCCGGCGCCGGCGGACGGCGATGGCCGTCGCGCGTGGTTTGGCGAGGGGCCGGGCCGGTTTGTCGTCTCGTGCCTTCCGGAGCATGTGCAGGCCATCACGGCCGCGGCCGCCGCTGCGGGGGTGCCGTGCGCCGTGCTCGGGACGGTGGGCGGCGACGCGCTCTGCATGCAGTGGACTGCCGGCAGCACCACCCGCACGACCTCGCTGCCCCTGGACGCGCTCGTGGCCGCGTGGACCAGCCTGGAGGTGTAG